One Candidatus Korarchaeum sp. genomic region harbors:
- a CDS encoding signal recognition particle receptor subunit alpha, translating into MVLEGLSNSLRRAVSRIMGRSIVDEVAVNEFVREVQRSLIEADVDVKLVLEISRRIRERTLREDPPPGFTRRDLAVKVLYEELTSLLGRKAVEIPVEGKKTNVILMVGIEGSGKTTTVAKLAKWLSKRFGKVGVISADVVRPASKLQLEQLVGPDIPVYWTESEDPVEIMREGVEFFRRERYNFVIIDTAGRHRDEGGLMSELEVYYKEIRPDLVILTVDGTIGQAAYPQAKAFAERVPVGGVIVTKLDGAAKGGGALSAVAASGAPILFIGTGERIEDLERFDPNRFVSRLLGGGDIVELAMRMEEAFKESRLIDRISKGKFDLEDFRDYLRQIRRAGPLDKLLEMLPGISGRLPLEIDHGEMERWVAIINSMTPDERRDPSLIRGSRIERIARGSGVTAKDVRRLLKSYYQARKIMESMSSMSKARQLFRRMGLSG; encoded by the coding sequence TTGGTCCTGGAGGGGCTCAGTAACTCGCTCAGGAGAGCTGTCAGCAGGATAATGGGGAGATCTATCGTAGATGAAGTAGCCGTTAACGAGTTCGTCAGGGAAGTCCAGAGGTCCCTGATAGAGGCTGATGTGGATGTGAAACTGGTTCTGGAGATAAGCAGGAGGATCAGGGAGAGGACCTTGAGGGAGGATCCCCCTCCCGGTTTCACCAGGAGGGACCTCGCGGTGAAGGTCCTTTACGAGGAGCTGACATCTCTACTGGGTAGAAAAGCGGTTGAGATCCCAGTAGAAGGTAAGAAGACTAACGTGATACTGATGGTGGGTATCGAGGGTTCTGGCAAGACGACTACGGTAGCTAAACTCGCTAAATGGTTATCTAAGAGGTTCGGCAAGGTGGGCGTGATATCGGCGGATGTCGTGAGACCCGCGTCGAAGCTGCAGCTGGAGCAGCTGGTGGGCCCCGATATTCCCGTCTACTGGACGGAGTCGGAGGACCCAGTTGAGATAATGAGGGAGGGGGTAGAGTTCTTCAGGAGGGAGAGGTACAACTTCGTGATAATAGATACGGCGGGGAGACATAGGGACGAAGGAGGTTTAATGAGTGAACTGGAGGTTTACTACAAGGAGATAAGACCTGATCTAGTTATCCTGACGGTGGATGGGACCATAGGGCAAGCGGCTTACCCTCAGGCCAAGGCCTTCGCTGAGAGGGTTCCGGTCGGTGGGGTCATAGTCACGAAGCTGGATGGTGCGGCTAAGGGGGGTGGGGCTCTGTCCGCTGTAGCGGCTTCAGGAGCCCCCATACTCTTCATAGGGACCGGTGAGCGTATAGAGGACCTCGAGAGGTTCGATCCGAATAGATTCGTCTCCAGGCTGCTAGGCGGTGGGGACATCGTTGAACTGGCGATGAGGATGGAGGAGGCCTTTAAGGAGAGCAGGCTCATCGATAGGATTTCAAAGGGGAAGTTCGACTTGGAGGACTTCAGGGATTACTTGAGGCAGATAAGGAGAGCGGGTCCATTGGATAAGCTCTTAGAGATGCTGCCCGGGATCAGCGGGAGATTGCCCTTGGAGATAGATCATGGTGAGATGGAGAGATGGGTAGCGATAATAAACTCGATGACCCCTGATGAGAGGAGGGATCCCTCCCTAATCAGGGGATCTAGGATCGAGAGGATAGCTAGAGGCTCTGGAGTGACTGCAAAAGACGTAAGGAGATTACTTAAATCCTACTATCAGGCTAGAAAAATAATGGAATCCATGTCATCGATGTCCAAGGCTAGGCAGTTGTTCAGGAGGATGGGACTGAGTGGATGA
- a CDS encoding translation initiation factor IF-5A, with translation MSVTRGSAGDLRKGSYVILDDEPCEVLDVSKSKPGKHGSAKVRVEARGIFDGTRRSKIFPADAIVEIPIVDKKTAQVINVYGNLVQLMDLETYETFELPVPEDQELASRLRSGVEVEYWESMGRRKIVRTRGGV, from the coding sequence ATGTCCGTGACTAGAGGCAGCGCGGGGGACCTTAGGAAGGGAAGTTACGTCATCTTGGATGACGAGCCTTGTGAGGTTCTGGACGTCTCTAAATCCAAACCTGGGAAGCACGGTTCAGCTAAGGTCAGGGTGGAGGCCCGAGGGATCTTCGACGGGACTAGGAGGTCTAAGATATTCCCAGCAGATGCGATCGTCGAGATACCAATAGTTGACAAGAAGACAGCGCAGGTGATAAACGTTTACGGAAATTTGGTGCAGCTGATGGATCTGGAAACCTACGAAACCTTCGAGTTACCGGTACCCGAGGATCAGGAACTGGCCTCAAGGCTTCGGAGCGGGGTTGAGGTCGAGTACTGGGAGTCCATGGGTAGGAGGAAGATAGTGAGGACGAGGGGTGGCGTATAG
- a CDS encoding 30S ribosomal protein S9, with translation MSPKAKGGIYALASARRKTARAIATIRKGSGRLYVNGMPIEVFAPNELVRMKVLEPLWLAMDYVKDLDIYARVKGGGFMAQADALRMAIGRALVSYTKSEHLKELFKEYDRSILKGDPRQTEPKKYGGRSARARFQKSYR, from the coding sequence ATGTCGCCTAAGGCTAAAGGGGGAATTTACGCACTAGCATCAGCTAGGAGAAAGACTGCTAGGGCTATAGCTACGATCAGGAAGGGCTCGGGAAGGCTGTACGTCAACGGCATGCCCATCGAGGTCTTCGCGCCCAATGAGCTCGTGAGGATGAAGGTGCTCGAGCCCCTCTGGCTGGCGATGGATTACGTCAAGGACTTGGATATCTACGCTAGGGTGAAGGGGGGTGGCTTCATGGCTCAAGCCGATGCGTTGAGGATGGCCATAGGTAGGGCTCTAGTTAGCTACACGAAGAGCGAGCACCTGAAGGAGCTGTTCAAGGAGTACGATAGGAGCATACTGAAGGGAGATCCCAGGCAGACCGAACCGAAGAAGTACGGAGGTAGGAGCGCTAGGGCTAGGTTCCAGAAATCTTATAGGTGA
- a CDS encoding 50S ribosomal protein L13, translated as MKFDLVIDAENKILGRVASLVAKELLNGKRVAIVNAEKAVISGNPQTILKKYLTRRSIKSKINPRMSPVQPRTPDRIVWKTVRGMLPMKKAKGREALRRLRVFIGVPEELAGVEKDTVIRGDEREYVKYTVDSLKPKEGRGYVTVLWLSRQLGWRGAEDVA; from the coding sequence ATGAAGTTCGACCTCGTGATAGATGCTGAGAACAAGATCCTGGGGAGAGTGGCCTCTCTAGTTGCTAAGGAGCTGCTGAACGGTAAGAGAGTGGCCATAGTGAATGCGGAGAAGGCCGTGATATCTGGCAATCCACAAACCATCCTGAAGAAGTATCTGACTAGGAGATCAATAAAGAGCAAGATAAACCCTAGGATGTCTCCCGTTCAGCCGAGAACCCCTGATAGGATCGTCTGGAAGACTGTCAGGGGGATGCTCCCGATGAAGAAGGCTAAGGGAAGGGAAGCCCTCAGGAGGCTCAGGGTCTTCATAGGGGTTCCTGAGGAGTTAGCCGGTGTTGAGAAGGATACTGTGATAAGGGGAGATGAGAGGGAATACGTTAAATACACGGTTGATTCCCTTAAGCCTAAGGAGGGCAGGGGTTACGTGACGGTCCTCTGGTTGTCGAGGCAGCTGGGATGGAGGGGTGCCGAGGATGTCGCCTAA
- a CDS encoding 50S ribosomal protein L18e gives MKPTGPTNPRLVRMIENLELASRVNEAPIWKAVAERLKKPTRRRVEVNLWKIERYADGAAAIIVPGKVLGEGEIRRSVVVAAASFTREARRKIEEAGGKALLLDEYVKLNPKGSYTRIVV, from the coding sequence TTGAAACCCACGGGTCCGACGAACCCCAGACTGGTGAGGATGATAGAGAACTTGGAATTGGCCTCTAGAGTGAACGAAGCACCCATATGGAAGGCTGTAGCCGAGAGACTCAAGAAGCCAACTAGGAGGAGAGTTGAGGTGAACCTGTGGAAGATAGAGAGGTACGCTGATGGTGCAGCCGCCATCATAGTTCCGGGGAAGGTACTGGGTGAGGGGGAGATCAGGAGGTCGGTAGTCGTAGCAGCAGCTAGCTTCACTAGGGAAGCGAGGAGGAAGATAGAGGAGGCCGGAGGGAAAGCCCTTCTACTCGATGAGTACGTGAAGCTGAACCCCAAGGGTTCTTACACGAGGATAGTGGTTTAG
- a CDS encoding MFS transporter produces MRIGKLLDEVDVGTFHYRILLVASLIYCFTAMDVMLIAALVSPIAREWNLDVVTMGYLMSSGYLGMFLGALLFGRLADVIGRRRVLIIVLTIESIFTAACGLARDLLSLYVLRFLAGIGLGGALPQPGIYVSEYVPKRKRGLFLGLVETSWVYGVMISLLIPYLVLPSLGWRATFSVALLPLLTLPLVVSYLPESMRFLIVKGRMDEVRRLAALLGVKNLPEGEELTEVRRYTIRDLLSRKYVKRTALLFILWGGLIYTYHGIFLWLPTIYSRQFGLGDVTSLGWTLLITLFQIPGYYSASFLLDRIGRKGVLAAYLIAAGIFSALLSLRVDLMWIFTFSSLISFFNLGAWAGLYAYTPELYPTEIRGMGSGAAASFGRLMGILSPSITGYLFAITGISGPFSVFSLVHLAAGLAVITMGVETMGKSLEEI; encoded by the coding sequence ATGCGGATCGGCAAATTGCTGGATGAGGTTGACGTGGGGACCTTCCACTATAGGATACTCCTGGTGGCGTCGCTGATCTACTGTTTCACAGCGATGGACGTCATGCTCATAGCGGCTTTAGTGAGCCCTATCGCTAGGGAGTGGAACCTAGATGTGGTGACGATGGGCTACCTGATGAGCTCCGGGTACCTTGGGATGTTCCTAGGTGCCCTGCTCTTCGGTAGGTTAGCTGACGTCATAGGGAGGAGGAGGGTCCTGATAATAGTGCTAACCATAGAATCCATCTTCACCGCGGCTTGCGGCCTAGCGCGGGACCTACTATCGCTCTACGTTCTGAGGTTCCTAGCGGGCATCGGACTGGGAGGGGCCTTACCGCAGCCCGGGATCTACGTTTCCGAGTACGTGCCCAAGAGGAAGAGGGGCCTCTTCTTAGGTTTGGTGGAGACGAGCTGGGTATACGGAGTGATGATCTCCCTCCTAATCCCATATCTCGTCCTCCCATCTCTCGGTTGGAGGGCTACGTTCTCAGTAGCCCTACTACCCCTCCTAACGCTACCCCTGGTAGTGAGTTACCTACCTGAGAGCATGAGGTTCCTCATCGTCAAGGGTAGGATGGATGAAGTGAGGAGGCTCGCGGCCCTGCTGGGGGTTAAGAATCTACCTGAGGGCGAGGAGTTAACTGAGGTTAGGAGGTACACGATAAGGGACTTACTATCGAGGAAGTACGTCAAGAGGACCGCACTGCTCTTCATACTGTGGGGAGGTCTCATCTACACCTACCACGGGATATTCCTCTGGTTACCCACGATATACTCCAGGCAGTTCGGACTTGGAGACGTTACTTCCCTGGGATGGACACTCTTAATAACGCTGTTTCAGATCCCCGGTTACTACTCAGCCTCCTTCCTTCTCGATAGGATAGGGAGAAAGGGGGTTCTGGCGGCATATTTGATAGCGGCAGGAATCTTCTCAGCCCTGCTCAGCTTAAGAGTGGATTTGATGTGGATATTCACCTTCAGCTCGCTAATATCCTTCTTCAACTTGGGTGCCTGGGCCGGGCTCTACGCTTACACCCCGGAGCTCTATCCTACTGAGATAAGGGGTATGGGTTCGGGAGCAGCAGCTAGCTTCGGCAGACTCATGGGAATACTATCACCCTCAATAACGGGTTACCTGTTCGCAATAACTGGGATATCGGGTCCCTTCTCGGTCTTCTCGTTGGTTCACTTAGCAGCGGGTCTGGCGGTGATCACGATGGGCGTGGAAACAATGGGTAAATCTTTAGAGGAAATCTAG